From a region of the Paenibacillus sp. FSL R10-2734 genome:
- a CDS encoding sigma-70 family RNA polymerase sigma factor, with protein sequence MNDTELSQIIADVLDGDTEKFEKIMEVYQKPIFLYCYHMLGNYAEAENNAQEVFLKTFRSLKKYTQYQIDFGAWVYKIAYHQCIDIIRKRKLVKYLPFFYQDEKDNNEVDLHIDANYFDESVHQAMAKLSAEERNLLILRCVEDKSYQEIGLILGKSSASLRKKYERTSAKFRKYYAQVKGVGVYEYGQGSGFEKTV encoded by the coding sequence TTGAATGATACGGAGTTAAGTCAGATCATTGCAGATGTGTTGGATGGGGACACAGAAAAATTCGAGAAAATCATGGAGGTTTATCAAAAACCGATTTTTCTCTACTGTTATCATATGCTGGGCAATTATGCCGAAGCCGAGAATAACGCACAGGAAGTATTTTTGAAGACATTCCGCAGCTTGAAGAAATATACCCAATATCAAATAGATTTTGGCGCCTGGGTATACAAGATTGCTTACCATCAATGTATCGATATCATCCGCAAGCGAAAGTTGGTGAAATATTTGCCCTTCTTTTACCAGGATGAGAAAGATAATAATGAAGTCGATTTGCATATAGACGCCAACTATTTTGATGAATCCGTACATCAAGCCATGGCAAAATTATCGGCGGAAGAGCGTAATTTATTAATCTTACGTTGTGTCGAGGATAAAAGCTACCAGGAGATCGGATTGATTCTCGGCAAAAGCAGCGCCAGCCTTCGTAAAAAATACGAACGTACATCTGCAAAATTCCGAAAGTATTATGCTCAAGTGAAAGGAGTGGGAGTGTATGAATATGGACAGGGATCGGGATTTGAAAAAACTGTTTGA